The Leishmania donovani BPK282A1 complete genome, chromosome 23 DNA segment NNNNNNNNNNNNNNNNNNNNNNNNNNNNNNNNNNNNNNNNNNNNNNNNNNNNNNNNNNNNNNNNNNNNNNNNNNNNNNNNNNNNNNNNNNNNNNNNNNNNNNNNNNNNNNNNNNNNNNNNNNNNNNNNNNNNNNNNNNNNNNNNNNNNNNNNNNNNNNNNNNNNNNNNNNNNNNNNNNNNNNNNNNNNNNNNNNNNNNNNNNNNNNNNNNNNNNNNNNNNNNNNNNNNNNNNNNNNNNNNNNNNNNNNNNNNNNNNNNNNNNNNNNNNNNNNNNNNNNNNNNNNNNNNNNNNNNNNNNNNNNNNNNNNNNNNNNNNNNNNNNNNNNNNNNNNNNNNNNNNNNNNNNNNNNNNNNNNNNNNNNNNNNNNNNNNNNNNNNNNNNNNNNNNNNNNNNNNNNNNNNNNNNNNNNNNNNNNNNNNNNNNNNNNNNNNNNNNNNNNNNNNNNNNNNNNNNNNNNNNNNNNNNNNNNNNNNNNNNNNNNNNNNNNNNNNNNNNNNNNNNNNNNNNGTTGCCTTCAAAGTAAAAGCACACGCGATCCTTGTGCGCCGGCAGGTGGCGGTCCAACGCGTTGTAGCAGACGTTCGTCACGGCGCCCTCGAACCACTTCACAAAGATGGGGCCCTTGGATTTGTCGAAGTTGTACGACTTGACGTGCTGGTCATCCGGCCAGGTCGTCTTCCAGTAGAAGTCGCGCCGTGCAATTTCGGCCCAGAAGGCGTCATTGTGCTCGATGGAGTACTCGTAGATGCGCATGCGACAGCCGAGGTGGGGGCCGACGTGCGACTTTTTCCCGTTCGCCTCTGTCGGATCCACAACGTTCGAGTCCAACACCCTCTTGAAGTCGCATACATGCTGCGAGACTGACAGCGGGCTGTTCGGAGTCACCGGACTGGAGACGACTTTGCTGCTCATCTTGTCGAAGAGAGCGTTCTTTTCTTTatgtgtctgtctgtgcgtgtgtgtgtgtgtgtgcgtatatgTAGATTTACAGGTATAAAGGTGTATCGAGAACACAGAAGAGCGCCGACGCAAGGGGAGTGTCTGCGCGAGAGAacgcgagcgcgagcgcgaaAGGGGAGCACGGACgagagaagaagggaagACGGGACAGACAGCGAGACAGGCGAACAAGGGAAAAAAGCAAGCTGTCACTGCGTCTGTATACACGGTGAGGACGATGCCGGCAAATCTGTACTCGTAGGCTTAGGCAAGAGCTCGGAGAAGGAACAACTCCAAAAAAAAGGataagacacacacacagaaaagaaaaagagaatcGCTTCAGCCACTACCGGGATGTGGACAGAGGGAGTAAAGAGAAGGACGGGTAAAGGCAGGGAAGAGCCACGAGAGGAGgcgcctctctttttctttgctttttgTGTACTTGTGTGTaaggagaaagagggtgcgcgcgtgtgcgtccgtCCGTCCGAGCgtgtagggggagggggagggtgcgaCTGGTGTGGAAAACGCATCAGCAAGCAGGAGAAGGCAAGAAGGA contains these protein-coding regions:
- a CDS encoding acetyl-CoA synthetase, putative; the encoded protein is MSSKVVSSPVTPNSPLSVSQHVCDFKRVLDSNVVDPTEANGKKSHVGPHLGCRMRIYEYSIEHNDAFWAEIARRDFYWKTTWPDDQHVKSYNFDKSKGPIFVKWFEGAVTNVCYNALDRHLPAHKDRVCFYFEGN